A window from Theobroma cacao cultivar B97-61/B2 chromosome 3, Criollo_cocoa_genome_V2, whole genome shotgun sequence encodes these proteins:
- the LOC18604262 gene encoding E3 ubiquitin-protein ligase ORTHRUS 2: MAHDSIQLPCDADGACMRCKATPPTEETLTCSMCATPWHVACLASPPETLVSTLQWHCPDCSGDPLLSAAAVVDGSSSELLASIKAIEADESLTEKEKARKRQELVSGRVEEDGDTKKGKGKEKDSSVLDVLDSSLNCSFCMQLPDRPVTTPCGHNFCLKCFQKWIGQGKRTCAKCRSTIPPKMASQPRINSTLVSVIRMAKLSKSNVIAESHKVFHFMHNQDRPDKAFTTERAQKAGKANAASGKIFVTVPPDHFGPITAENDPARNQGVLVGECWEDRLECRQWGAHLPHVAGIAGQSNYGAQSVALSGGYEDDEDHGEWFLYTGSGGRDLSGNKRTNKEQSFDQKFEKMNEALRVSCKKGYPVRVVRSHKEKRSSYAPEKGVRYDGVYRIEKCWRKVGIQGFKVCRYLFVRCDNEPAPWTSDEHGDRPRPLPAILELKKAIDISERKESPSWDFDEEDSCWKWKKPPPPSKKPVNAADLEERKRARKAIRQARNTTVRERLLKEFSCLICRQVMNLPVTTPCAHNFCKSCFEGAFTGKTAVRERNKGGRTLRSQKNILHCPCCPTDVSDFLQNLQVNRELMDVIESLKQKSEENPDPTEDSSEEQTNGLEENADLGSGDSETGKEAEKTDPKDDSEIPLPDCEPKSKRRKVDAARVAASVENDSPSSTLQVHSSDDDFE, translated from the exons ATGGCGCACGATAGCATCCAGCTCCCCTGCGATGCCGACGGCGCGTGCATGCGCTGCAAGGCGACCCCTCCGACGGAGGAAACCCTCACTTGCAGCATGTGCGCGACTCCTTGGCACGTCGCCTGCTTGGCTTCTCCTCCTGAAACGCTAGTTTCTACATTGCAATGGCACTGTCCTGACTGCTCCGGCGACCCTCTTCTATCAGCCGCCGCCGTCGTAGATGGAAGCTCTAGCGAGCTCTTGGCATCGATAAAGGCAATAGAGGCCGATGAGTCGTTGACGGAGAAGGAGAAGGCGAGGAAGAGGCAGGAGTTGGTGAGTGGGAGAGTTGAAGAAGATGGAGATACgaagaaagggaaaggaaaagagaaggaCAGCTCTGTTTTGGATGTTCTTGATAGCAGCTTAAACTGTTCCTTTTGCATGCAGTTACCTGACAGGCCTGTTACG ACTCCATGTGGCCACAATTTCTGCCTTAAATGCTTCCAGAAATGGATTGGCCAAGGAAAGCGTACTTGTGCCAAATGCCGGTCAACCATTCCTCCCAAAATGGCAAGCCAGCCTCGTATTAATTCAACTCTTGTATCTGTTATCAGAATGGCAAAGCtatcaaaatcaaatgttATTGCTGAGTCCCACaaagtttttcattttatgcACAACCAAGATCGACCTGACAAGGCTTTCACTACAGAGAGGGCACAAAAAGCAGGGAAAGCAAATGCTGCTAGTGGGAAGATATTTGTGACTGTACCACCTGATCATTTTGGACCAATCACAGCTGAAAATGACCCAGCTAGAAACCAGGGTGTGCTTGTTGGTGAATGTTGGGAAGACAGATTGGAATGCCGGCAATGGGGTGCTCACCTTCCACATGTTGCAGGCATTGCTGGTCAGTCAAACTATGGTGCTCAATCAGTGGCACTATCAGGAGGCTATGAGGATGATGAGGATCATGGAGAGTGGTTTCTCTACACAGGAAG TGGGGGTAGAGATCTTAGTGGAAATAAGCGAACAAACAAGGAACAGTcatttgatcaaaaatttgAGAAGATGAATGAGGCTTTGCGAGTAAGTTGCAAAAAGGGTTATCCTGTTCGAGTTGTAAG GTCGCACAAGGAAAAGCGGTCTTCATACGCCCCAGAGAAAGGGGTGAGATATGATGGAGTctatagaattgaaaaatgttgGCGAAAGGTTGGAATACAG GGGTTTAAAGTTTGCCGATATTTGTTTGTGAGATGTGACAATGAGCCTGCCCCATGGACAAG TGATGAGCATGGGGATCGACCAAGGCCCTTACCAGCTATCCTTGAGCTGAAGAAGGCAATTGACATAtcagagagaaaggaaagtcCATCATGGGACTTTGAT GAAGAAGACAGTTGCTGGAAGTGGAAAAAACCTCCACCTCCTAGCAAAAAGCCAGTGAATGCAGCTGATcttgaagaaaggaaaagggcAAGGAAAGCTATTAGGCAAGCACGTAACACAACTGTAAGAGAGAGACTCCTGAAAG AGTTCAGTTGTCTAATCTGTCGGCAAGTTATGAATCTCCCAGTTACAACTCCTTGTGCCCACAACTTCTGCAAGTCTTGTTTTGAAGGTGCATTTACTGGTAAGACTGCTGTAAGAGAGAGGAACAAAGGTGGGCGGACACTTAGATCACAGAAGAACATCCTGCACTGTCCTTGTTGTCCAACCGATGTCTCtgattttcttcaaaatcttcaG GTCAACCGAGAATTGATGGATGTGATTGAGTCACTGAAACAAAAGAGTGAGGAGAATCCAGACCCTACTGAAGATTCTAGTGAAGAACAGACAAATGGCCTGGAGGAAAATGCAGATCTAGGTTCTGGTGACAGTGAAACTGGGAAGGAAGCTGAAAAAACTGATCCAAAAGATGACTCAGAGATTCCTCTGCCTGATTGTGAACCGAAAAGCAAGAGGAGGAAAGTGGATGCTGCTCGAGTAGCTGCTAGTGTTGAAAATGACTCTCCATCAAGCACCCTCCAGGTACATTCAtctgatgatgattttgaatga